A stretch of DNA from Maridesulfovibrio sp.:
GCTTAGAGCATCGCCCAAAAGCATCAGTCCGGCAGGGCTGCCGGGTTTGATCTCAAGTATCTTGGCGCTGATCTGCATAACCTGTTCTAGCTCTCCGCGCCGCAGAAGTTGCTTTCCTCCTTCCACCAACTGGTTGAGTTTGCCCTGGGGCTTGATGGTGAAGGCCAGCTTCTGGACAAGACTGTCCACTGAAACAGGTTTGGTAATGATGTTGTTCGCGCCAAGTTCGTGCAGGAAGATAAGTTCCTCTTCGCCTGTTTCACCGGTGAGAACAATGAGTTTTATTTCGGGATAAAGTTTGCGGATATTCAGGATAAAATCGGCTGAAGGCTTTCCTTTCAGAATGCGTTCAACAAAGACCAGCACAGGAACTCCTGATCCGGCTTTGTCTTTGATTTCCAGCATCGCCGTGGGCTGTTCCTGAAAGAAACTGAGGCAATCACGTCTTATTGCCAGAATTTTGTAGAGAGTGCCCCTCAGAAGTTTGTAGAATGAAGGTTCATCGCTCAACAGAATAGCATGTCCGGACAATCCTTCAAAAAAATTGCGCACTATCTGATCGTAACTGGTTGCCACTTGTCCCCCATTAGTCACATTGCCTTGCCCGGCGTGACTCTTTGGCCGTCTTCTGGAAGAAAAAATTCAACTGATTCGGATGTATCAAGAATATGTTGCAGGTCAACTTTTTTACAGGTTCGCATAAAAGGGTCCAGATGTACAAGAGCAACCTGACCTATTTTTGCAATAGATGCAAATTCAATGACTTGTGTTACAGTAGAGTGTCCTTTTACAGGCGTGCTTAGCTGCTGGGCCTCCATGATGCCCAGGTCGGCACGGTATGCAAGGGCCGCACACTCAGCCGTTACGGAGCCGTCTCCACTGTAGAAAACTGATTTTTCGTCTATCTCAATGCGAACGGCCAGTGCCGGGGGAGAATGCTCAACATTGCATACTCCTATCCGGAATCCGGCAACACTTTTCATGTCCCCGGAATTGAATTCTTCAAATAATATATCAAAAGGAATTTTGTCCATCAGGTGCGGATATGCAAGAGCTGTAAGGTCGCGTATCTTTTGTTCAAGCCCTGCAGGTCCGCATATGTGCAGAGTTTTTTGTCGCCCTGTACTGAACAGGAAGCCCAGCAGGAAAGGAACTCCGAAAAAATGGTCTCCGTGAAAGTGGGAAATCCAGAGCATATCCAGTTCAGCAGGATTCGAGGCTTTTTGGGCAAAAGCGTGACCCGCGTTGAATCCGCAATCCAGAAGGGCGGATCTGCTGCCGGATTCAATCAGTATGGAAGTTGAGGTCCGCTCGGCATCAAAAGCCGAACCTACTCCCAGAAATGTGCATTTCATTTTACAGCCCCCAGAATTCACATGCCAGTCCTGTAAAGGAAAGTACGTTGATTATGAAGTGTGCAATTATTGTAGGGTATACCGATCCTGTCTTCCACATGCAGAGCATGAGCCCGGAACCGGTAACTGCTGTCGCCGCTAGGGCAACAGGGCCCTGTGACCAGTGTATCAGCCCGAAGATGGCTGCCGAGGTCATGAAAACAGCCGGGGTGGAGTATCCTTTTTCCTTTAATGCCGAAAAAACAAGCCCCCTGAAGATGATTTCTTCTGCGACCGCAACCAGTGCCAGTCCGATAGTCATATCCAGCATGTACAGAGGGGAGTCCGGACCGATCGGGATAGAGCCGAGTCTCAGGGAGGGCAGTATGCCGTTCCAGAAGGCGAATCCCGGTTCGTCAAGGCAGAGCCCGAGAACTGTCATTCCGGCGGTCCAGCTGAGAAATCTCCCCTTGGAAAGGGAGACGAGGCCGAGGTCCGCGCGACTGAGAGTTCCCTGCCCGGTGAGGAAGAATAGGTAGCCCAGCGGGAGCAGTTTCAATCCGTAATCTATCGTCAGCCAGAGAAGTTCGTGTCTGATAAATATGTTCGAAAAATCATTGAGATAGAACGGTAGGGCGGTGATTATCAGAATCGTTGATTTTTTCTTGCTGTTCATGGTGATTGCTCCTTGCAAAGTCCTGTTTTCTGATTATCATCTGCTCATCATCACCACAACCCGGAGATTTTATTTGAGTCAGGAATTGAATATCGGCCTTTGCAGTCCAAAGATAATGTCAGCCGAGGAATTTGAAAAAGTGCGTGCGGATTTTCCGGCAGGCCGGAAGATAGTGTTCACCAACGGCTGTTTTGATATCCTTCATGCCGGGCATGTTGATTTGCTTTCCAGAGCACGCGAACAGGGTGATTGTCTGGTGCTGGGGCTCAATAGTGATAAGTCCGTACGCTCCATAAAAGGTGAAAAGAGACCTGTTACCGGGCAGCAGCAGCGGGCCTTTGTTCTGGCCGGGCTGTCCTGCATTGATTATGTGATTTTCTTTGATGAGGATACGCCGTATAACCTTATCCGGCGTGTGCGCCCGGATGTTCTGGTCAAAGGCGGAGACTGGGCGGTGGAAAAGATCGTCGGAAGGGATGTTGTGGAGGAGAATGGCGGAAAGGTGCTTTCTCTCCCGCTTTTGCCCGGGTATTCCACCACCGGCATCATCAGGCATATCCGGGATAAGGAAATAGAATAGGGCGGGTGTGAACCTCTACGCTGTTTCTTTGTGTCGGTTTGTGTGTTAAAGAATAATTTCGGCTTTTATTTAAATATTTGCGGTTTGATGCTTGACAACGGCGAGTCGTCTGCGGTAGTAGACTCGACTCGCTTGGCGAAACGGGCCAATAGCTCAGTTGGTAGAGCCCCCGGCTCATAACCGGATGGTCCCAGGTTCGAATCCTGGTTGGCCCACCATTTTATCATATGGATACATATCAGAATATAATCCTGACCTTACCGCCTTTCCTGTAGAAAGGCCGATGTGCTCCCGGGGGACAGCCCTTGCGGGAGCATATTATTTTATCGGGACCGGATGTGTTGAAATCTGTTAATTGTGGTAATAATTGGATATACCTGTTCTGTCTGAAGTTGTGCCGAAGACAGGGCCAAAGGTGGACCTCATGAGAACGGCGGAAGTTATCAGGGCGATAGAGAAGCTGGTGCCTTCAGGGTATGCGTCTTCATGGGATAACTGCGGTGTCCAGATTGCCGGAGCGGAAAGGAATGTCGCCAGGGTTGCCGTTGCGCTTGATCCGCTTGCGCAGGTTGTTGCCGAGGCCCTTGGATGGGGTGCTGATTTTATTCTTACCCATCATCCGCTGGCGATCGAAGCAAAGCTTCCGGCAAGGCTTGACTGGTTCCACGAGGTGATGCGGCTGGTGCTCGGTTCAGGGGTGACTCTCTTTGCCGCGCATACTTCCCTTGATGTACAGTTCAGGGGAGTTGTCTCCTGGCTTGGTCGGGAATTTGGCCTTGAGGACATGCAGGTCCTGGAGCCTGTTGCGGAAGATGCCGCAGGAAATGTCCTGGGGTTCGGATGCATCGGGAATTTTTCCGTTTCCCGCCCGTTCGGGGAATTTGCCGAACAGGTTGCCGTTCTGGCGGGGTGCGATTTTATACCGGTTTGCGGTCCGCAGCCGGAAAAAGTCGGTCGGGTTGCCATCTGCCCCGGTTCCGGCTCGTCCCTTATCGAAGACGCTCATGCGGCGGGGGCGGATGTTTTTATTACCGGAGACGTCAAGTATCATCCTGCGCAGGAAACTCCTGTCGCCATTCTTGACGTAGGGCATTTCTCCCTTGAGGAAGAAATGATGCGCCGGTTTTCCCTGATATTGGGATCAGAACTGGGCGATACAGTGCAGGTCAAATTTTTCAGCGGACGCAATCCCTTTGCCTTTCATCTGCGCGGGGAAGGTGTCCGCAGGTCCTGAAAAGGATCTTAAAATAAGAAATCAACAGTTCCGCAGAGGCCTTACGGAACTGTCACTATGTTTTATTGCGGGAAATGCCGCCCTTTGCGGCAAACCGAGTTTCCGAACATCGATGTGGCGGAGGCCGTACCAGGCCGTCCGCAAAAGGGGACCCCAGAATGTACGAAAAACAGATAGAACAGCTTGTTGTACTGCAGAAGGTTGATGATGAAATTATCCTTCTTGAAGCGGAAATAGATCAGGCACCTAAAGACGTTGCGGCTCTGGAAGCCCGCTATGAATCTCTGATGAAGCGCAAGCAGCAGCTTGATGAAAAACTTCAGCTTCTTCAGGATCAGAAGAAAAAGCTTGAACTCGAGATTGAAGAAGATTCCGTCAAGGTCAAAAAGAGCAAGAGCAAGCTGATGCTGGTGGGTACCACCAAGGAATACCACGCGATGATGCGTGAAATGGACAGCCTTGAGAAGCTCAACAGACTGCGTGAGGAAGAGAAAGTAACCGTGCTGGAGGAAACAGCCCGCCAGACCGAGATGCTTGAAGAAATCAATTCCAAGATGAGCGCCCTCAACGATGAACTTGAAGAAAAGCGTGCCGGACTCAAGGAAAGACTTGCTGCCGCCAATGGGGAGCTGGACAAACTCACCAAGCGTCGCAATGAAGCCTGCGAGGTTGTTCCCAAACCTATTCTCGGACGTTATGAATTTATTCGTTCCCGTCTTTCCCACCCGGTTATCGTGCCGGTTGAGGCAGCAGTATGCACCGGCTGCAATATCATGATTCCGCCGCAGGAGTACAACGTGCTTCAGGAAGGGAAACAGATTCTCAGCTGCCCCAACTGTCAGCGTCTTATTTACTGGATCGAGCATATTCCCGAGGCTGCAAAGCCCAAGGCTCTTCAGAAAGAAGCTGCTGAATAATTTGAATGAATCGCCCCTGACAGGCCGTTTGAGCCTTTCAGGGGTGTTTTGTCTTCGGCTTGCCCGGCCGGAGGATTTTTCGGGGGGCAACGTTTAATTTTTGGAGTCGGACGGATCATCGCCGCGGCCATTATGGCCGGGGAGGAAAGTCCGGGCTCCGCAGGGCAGGACGCTGGGTAACTCCCAGCGGAAGCAATTCCGGGAAAGTGCCACAGAAAACAGACCGCCACGGTGCATAGCGCCGGGGTAAGGGTGAAAAGGTGGGGTAAGAGCCCACCGGCGGATATGGTGACATGTCCGGCCAGGTAAACCCCGTCCGGAGCAAGACCAAATAGGGAAGTGTTTGAGGCCGGCCCGGCCGAGCTTTCGGGTAGGTTGCTTGAGGTGTATGGTAACATGCATCCTAGAGGAATGATGATCGTCCGCCGCAAGGCGGATACAGGACCCGGCTTACAGTCCGACTCCTTTTTCTGTTCAAGAATATTCGGGCAGCCTTCGGGCTGCCTTTGTTTTATCCGGCGAGTTTTTTAGCTGAAAACTGTGTGACAATATTTCAGGCTAGCGAGGAAAATATATAATGAGCAAATCCGGTGAAGTCTGGGCCGTCCTTCTTGCCGCGGGCAGTGGAACGAGACTTGCGCAGGCAGTTGGCGGGGTAAAAAAACAGTTTCTCAGCTGGAAGGGCTTCCCTCTCTTCTGGCATTCAGCGCTCACTTTTTCAAAGACACCCGCCATTAAGGGGATTGTGTTCGTGTTTCCTCCCGATCAGGTTGAGGAAATGCGTGAAACAGTCGCCGGCCTGGACGGCAGTGATTCCCTGGGACTTCCCTGGCGAGTCACTGCAGGCGGAGCCCGCCGTCAGGACTCGGTATTTAACGGCTTGAACGAACTTCCTTCCCGGTGTACCCATGTGCTGGTGCATGACTCGGCCCGTCCTTTTGCCTCGGCGGCAATGGTTACTGAAATAGTCGAAATGCTGCAGGACGGAACTGAAGCTGTGGTCCCTGCTGTAGAGGTCACTGATACGGTCAAGGAAGTTGACGGTGATGTGGTCCGCAAGACTCTGGTGCGTTCCCGGCTCAAAGCCGTGCAGACCCCGCAGGGATTTTCCCTGCCGGTCCTTTACGCCGCACATAGACAGGCGGAGGAAGAAGGCTGGGATGTAACCGATGATGCGTCCATGGTGGAGATGGCCGGTCGGGAGGTAAGAATATGCCCCGGAGAGGAAGGAAACGTGAAAATAACCAATCCTGAAGACCTGAAACGTATTGAGGATGAAACCAGAACCCTGCCGTGCGTGGGCTGGGGATACGATGTGCATCGCTACGGCGAAGGACGTCCCATGGTTCTGGGCGGCGTGCCGATTCCCGGGGGACCTCAGGTCATAGCTCATTCCGATGGTGATGTTCTGCTGCATGCTTTATCCGATGCGATCCTCGGGCTGTTCGGCGGCGGAGATATCGGGTTTCATTTCCCGGACACTTCTGCGGAGTGCGAAAACATGTCCAGCGGCATTATTCTGAAGGAAGTCATGGCCAAAGCCGAGGAAGCCGGGGTGGAGATTGTTCATGTCGACCTTACGGTAATTGCCCAGATTCCGAAGCTTGCCCCCCATCGGGAACTTATCCGCAAGAATGTGGCTTCGGTAATGGGGCTGGACAGATCGCAGGTCAACGTCAAGGCGACAACTGAAGAGAAACTCGGTTTTACCGGAGAGAAGAAAGGCATCAAAGCCGTTGCTGCAGTGACCGGGGTAAAGACCTTTTCCCGGAGTTGATGATGGGCAGCGGAAAAACCTTATGGAAACTGCTTGCTGTTCTGGTTGTTCTATCCGGACTTCTGGCCGGCGGGTATTTTTTTCTTGAGGATTTTTCTGCGGCAAAGGTCAGAGAGGTTGCCGGGCGCTACAGCAATGTAGTGCGGTTTGATTTTGAGCGGGCAATAATAAATCCTTTTGACCGCACATTTCATATCTGGGGAGTTCATTGCGATTTTGCGGTGGGATCAAGCCTTTCGGCAGACGAGATCGTAATCGAGAAGTTTGACCGGGAACATGATGTACCCTTGTTTTTCAAGGGAAGCGTGAAAAATGTTTCCGTTCCGGTTGATTTCATGAATTTCGGTTCCTATGCCTCGGAGATCCGGAAGCTCGGTTATGAAAGCCTTAATTTTGACCTTGAGGCTGACTACATATATGAAGACCGGACAAGACGCCTTTCAGTTAAGAATCTCGGTTTTGACGGTTCGGATATCTGCCGGATAAGCGCAGGATTTGACCTTGGCGACATGAAGTTGCAAAGTCCGGGACTTAGCGGGATGATCGGGGTGAGCATGCTTGACGGAGGGCTGGTTTATCATGATCATTCCCTGACCGGAAGGGTGCTTGAACTTTCGGCCTCCGACGAAAAGCTCGGAATAGGGGAAATAAAGGCCAGATTGCGGGAACGGCTGCAGCTTCGAATACAGGAAGCCAGAAGTCTCGGAAACGGTTATGCGGAAAATTTTTACGCCGGGTTGCAAAAATTTATTGATAACCCCGGCAAGCTGGTGTTCAGGGTGGACCCCGAAGAACCTGTTCCACTTCTGTACCTGTTCATGGGCCGCGATTTTGAGGAATTGCTGGGCATCTACGGGGTAACGGTGGAAGCCGAAAATCTGTAACAGTTCAGGTCCGATCGAATTTATTCAAGAAAATAAGGAGTGGCTATGCGCCTTTATAATACGCTCAAACGCAAGAAAGAAGAATTTGTTCCCTTAGACGGAAACAAGGTGAACATGTATGCCTGCGGTATAACTGCCTATGACCTCTGCCATATCGGGCATGCCCGTTCTTCCGTGGTTTTCGATGTTCTGGTTCGTTACCTGCGTTTCAAGGGGTATGATGTTACCTTTGTTCGGAACTTTACGGATATTGACGACAAGATAATCAACCGGGCAAATGAAACGGGTGTGACCGCCACCGAGCTGGCTGAAAAATTTATCGGCGAATTTTACGTTGACATGGACAGGCTGAATATTCTGCGCGCAGATATTGAGCCCAAATGTACCGAGCACATTCCGGAAATGATCAGGCTCACCTCCACTCTTATCGAGCGCGGACATGCCTATCCTACTCCTTCCGGCGACGTTTATTTCAAGGTCCGTTCCTTTGCCGATTATGGAAAGCTTTCCGGCCGTAATATCGAAGACCTGCAGTCCGGTGCGCGTATACAGCCGGGTGAAGAAAAAGAAGATCCTTTGGATTTTGCTCTCTGGAAGGCGGCAAAGCCGGGTGAACCTTCCTGGGAAAGTCCGTGGGGACAGGGCCGTCCCGGTTGGCATCTGGAGTGTTCGGCCATGAGTGAAAAATATCTGCCTCTGCCTTTCGATATTCATGGCGGCGGTCAGGATTTGAGCTTTCCGCACCATGAGAATGAAATCGCCCAGAGCGAAGCTGCTACCGGTAAGGAAATGGCCCGATTCTGGGTGCATAACGGTTTTGTGCAGATCAATTCCGAAAAGATGTCCAAATCTTTGGGCAACTTTTTTACCATCCGCGATATTCTGGGCAAGTTCCTGCCCGAAACATTGCGTTATTTCCTGCTGACCATGCACTACCGCAGCCCTCTTGATTTTTCGTTTGATGCCCTTGAAGAGGCGGAAAAGGGAATCCGCAGGGTTTACACTGCTCTGGAGCAGACGGCGGAAGCCCTGCAGAAGACCAAATGGTCCAAGGCTGCCCTGCCTGCAGAGGTTACGGATGAAATCGCGGAAGCCGAAAAGGGCTGGGCCGAGGCCATGGAAGACGATATGAATACCGCTGCGGCATTGGGGCATATTTTTACCCTGATCCGTCTGGCTGGGCGTATCGGCGAGGAAAAATCATGGCGTAAGAGCGAGGGCGGGCGTGACGCCTGGGCTCGTATTCTGGAAGATGTGAAAAAGTGGGGAGAAGTTCTGGGTATTTTTACCGCTGAACCTGCTGTCTTTCTGGAAAATCTGAAGCAGTGCATGCTTGAACGCAAGGGAATTGACGTTTCACGGGTTGAAGAGCTTGTCGCCGCGCGTCAGGATGCAAGAAAAAATAAGGATTTTGCCCGTTCGGATGAAATCCGGGATGAACTGGCCGAGCTCGGTATTGAAGTGAAGGACACCCCTCAGGGACCGGTCTGGAGCGTTATCTAGCTTTTCTGCACCATATGGAATTCTTTGAAACCGGACTTAAGTCCGGTTTCTTTTTTTCTTCCGGGGAGGTATGGTAGAATTTCACTGGTAACAAACATGAGGTGTGAATGCGCTTAGGTCTGAATGGTAAAAGTGTTGTCGGTGTTTTCTTCTTCTGCGCGGTTATTTTTTTTGTGGCGTGGCTGGGGGCCTCGCTGCTTACGGAGCGCAGCTCCGGCAAGATTGAAAAAGTACTCATGGAAGAAAACCTGACCCGGGCCTCCTATGCAATCTCTGCGCACGTCCAGGCGCTGGAAAATTCCTGCCGTGACTGGGCCTGGTGGGACGATAGCTATGAGTTCATGGAGCATAGGAGCCAAAAGTACATTGAATCCAACCTGACCGACGATGTCATGATCAACCTTAATCTTGACCTGCTCGTATTTTTTGATCGGGGTGGGAGAATCTACGTCGAGAAGAGTTCGGATGAAGCTGCAGCTCAGCTTGAA
This window harbors:
- a CDS encoding ribonuclease Z, which translates into the protein MKCTFLGVGSAFDAERTSTSILIESGSRSALLDCGFNAGHAFAQKASNPAELDMLWISHFHGDHFFGVPFLLGFLFSTGRQKTLHICGPAGLEQKIRDLTALAYPHLMDKIPFDILFEEFNSGDMKSVAGFRIGVCNVEHSPPALAVRIEIDEKSVFYSGDGSVTAECAALAYRADLGIMEAQQLSTPVKGHSTVTQVIEFASIAKIGQVALVHLDPFMRTCKKVDLQHILDTSESVEFFLPEDGQRVTPGKAM
- a CDS encoding type II CAAX endopeptidase family protein produces the protein MNSKKKSTILIITALPFYLNDFSNIFIRHELLWLTIDYGLKLLPLGYLFFLTGQGTLSRADLGLVSLSKGRFLSWTAGMTVLGLCLDEPGFAFWNGILPSLRLGSIPIGPDSPLYMLDMTIGLALVAVAEEIIFRGLVFSALKEKGYSTPAVFMTSAAIFGLIHWSQGPVALAATAVTGSGLMLCMWKTGSVYPTIIAHFIINVLSFTGLACEFWGL
- the rfaE2 gene encoding D-glycero-beta-D-manno-heptose 1-phosphate adenylyltransferase; the encoded protein is MSAEEFEKVRADFPAGRKIVFTNGCFDILHAGHVDLLSRAREQGDCLVLGLNSDKSVRSIKGEKRPVTGQQQRAFVLAGLSCIDYVIFFDEDTPYNLIRRVRPDVLVKGGDWAVEKIVGRDVVEENGGKVLSLPLLPGYSTTGIIRHIRDKEIE
- a CDS encoding Nif3-like dinuclear metal center hexameric protein, with translation MRTAEVIRAIEKLVPSGYASSWDNCGVQIAGAERNVARVAVALDPLAQVVAEALGWGADFILTHHPLAIEAKLPARLDWFHEVMRLVLGSGVTLFAAHTSLDVQFRGVVSWLGREFGLEDMQVLEPVAEDAAGNVLGFGCIGNFSVSRPFGEFAEQVAVLAGCDFIPVCGPQPEKVGRVAICPGSGSSLIEDAHAAGADVFITGDVKYHPAQETPVAILDVGHFSLEEEMMRRFSLILGSELGDTVQVKFFSGRNPFAFHLRGEGVRRS
- a CDS encoding C4-type zinc ribbon domain-containing protein; amino-acid sequence: MYEKQIEQLVVLQKVDDEIILLEAEIDQAPKDVAALEARYESLMKRKQQLDEKLQLLQDQKKKLELEIEEDSVKVKKSKSKLMLVGTTKEYHAMMREMDSLEKLNRLREEEKVTVLEETARQTEMLEEINSKMSALNDELEEKRAGLKERLAAANGELDKLTKRRNEACEVVPKPILGRYEFIRSRLSHPVIVPVEAAVCTGCNIMIPPQEYNVLQEGKQILSCPNCQRLIYWIEHIPEAAKPKALQKEAAE
- the ispD gene encoding 2-C-methyl-D-erythritol 4-phosphate cytidylyltransferase; amino-acid sequence: MSKSGEVWAVLLAAGSGTRLAQAVGGVKKQFLSWKGFPLFWHSALTFSKTPAIKGIVFVFPPDQVEEMRETVAGLDGSDSLGLPWRVTAGGARRQDSVFNGLNELPSRCTHVLVHDSARPFASAAMVTEIVEMLQDGTEAVVPAVEVTDTVKEVDGDVVRKTLVRSRLKAVQTPQGFSLPVLYAAHRQAEEEGWDVTDDASMVEMAGREVRICPGEEGNVKITNPEDLKRIEDETRTLPCVGWGYDVHRYGEGRPMVLGGVPIPGGPQVIAHSDGDVLLHALSDAILGLFGGGDIGFHFPDTSAECENMSSGIILKEVMAKAEEAGVEIVHVDLTVIAQIPKLAPHRELIRKNVASVMGLDRSQVNVKATTEEKLGFTGEKKGIKAVAAVTGVKTFSRS
- the cysS gene encoding cysteine--tRNA ligase → MRLYNTLKRKKEEFVPLDGNKVNMYACGITAYDLCHIGHARSSVVFDVLVRYLRFKGYDVTFVRNFTDIDDKIINRANETGVTATELAEKFIGEFYVDMDRLNILRADIEPKCTEHIPEMIRLTSTLIERGHAYPTPSGDVYFKVRSFADYGKLSGRNIEDLQSGARIQPGEEKEDPLDFALWKAAKPGEPSWESPWGQGRPGWHLECSAMSEKYLPLPFDIHGGGQDLSFPHHENEIAQSEAATGKEMARFWVHNGFVQINSEKMSKSLGNFFTIRDILGKFLPETLRYFLLTMHYRSPLDFSFDALEEAEKGIRRVYTALEQTAEALQKTKWSKAALPAEVTDEIAEAEKGWAEAMEDDMNTAAALGHIFTLIRLAGRIGEEKSWRKSEGGRDAWARILEDVKKWGEVLGIFTAEPAVFLENLKQCMLERKGIDVSRVEELVAARQDARKNKDFARSDEIRDELAELGIEVKDTPQGPVWSVI